One region of Chryseobacterium muglaense genomic DNA includes:
- the rplX gene encoding 50S ribosomal protein L24, giving the protein MSKLKIKRGDNVIVTTGKKGLKGATGEVIEVIKKEGRDPRVIVAGLNIVKKHVKPSASNPQGGITEKEASVHISNVALVDKDGKAIKIGYKIEGDKKVRINKKTGETL; this is encoded by the coding sequence ATGTCAAAGTTAAAAATAAAAAGAGGAGATAACGTAATCGTAACTACTGGAAAGAAAGGTCTTAAAGGTGCTACTGGTGAAGTTATTGAAGTGATCAAAAAAGAAGGAAGAGACCCTAGAGTTATCGTTGCAGGACTTAACATCGTTAAAAAACACGTTAAGCCTTCAGCTTCTAACCCTCAAGGAGGAATCACTGAGAAGGAAGCTTCTGTTCATATCTCAAACGTAGCTTTAGTTGATAAAGACGGAAAAGCTATCAAAATCGGTTACAAAATCGAAGGAGATAAGAAAGTAAGAATCAACAAAAAAACGGGTGAAACTTTATAA
- the rpsC gene encoding 30S ribosomal protein S3, with the protein MGQKTNPIGNRLGIIRGWDSNWFGGKNYGDRIAEDYKIRRYLEARLSKGGISKIYIERTLKLVTVTITTARPGLIIGKGGQEVDKLKEELKKLTKKDIQINIFEIKRPELDAVLVADSIAKQIENRISYRRAVKMAIASTMRMGAEGIKVQISGRLNGAEMARSESFKDGRIPLSTFRADIDYHIGEALTQYGKLGVKVWIMKGEVYGKRDLMPLVGQQKKGGPSGGGNRERGGDRDNRRPSRDKKNN; encoded by the coding sequence ATGGGACAGAAGACAAATCCAATTGGTAACAGATTAGGTATCATCAGAGGATGGGATTCAAACTGGTTTGGTGGTAAAAACTACGGTGACAGAATCGCTGAAGATTACAAAATCAGAAGATACCTTGAAGCAAGATTATCTAAAGGTGGTATTTCAAAAATCTATATTGAAAGAACACTTAAATTAGTAACTGTAACAATCACTACTGCTAGACCGGGATTAATCATCGGTAAAGGAGGTCAGGAAGTTGACAAGTTAAAAGAAGAATTGAAGAAACTTACTAAAAAGGATATTCAAATCAATATTTTCGAAATCAAAAGACCTGAGCTTGATGCAGTATTAGTTGCAGACAGTATCGCTAAGCAAATCGAAAACAGAATCTCTTACAGAAGAGCTGTGAAAATGGCTATCGCTTCTACAATGAGAATGGGTGCTGAAGGTATCAAAGTTCAAATCTCTGGTAGATTGAACGGTGCTGAAATGGCAAGATCTGAGTCTTTCAAAGACGGAAGAATCCCATTGTCTACTTTCAGAGCAGATATCGACTACCATATCGGTGAGGCATTAACTCAATACGGTAAGTTAGGAGTTAAAGTTTGGATCATGAAAGGAGAAGTTTACGGTAAGAGAGATCTTATGCCATTAGTAGGACAACAGAAGAAAGGTGGTCCTTCAGGTGGTGGAAACAGAGAAAGAGGAGGAGATAGAGATAACAGAAGACCTTCAAGAGATAAAAAAAATAATTAA
- the rpmJ gene encoding 50S ribosomal protein L36: MKVRASIKKRSADCKIVRRKGVLFVINKKNPKFKQRQG; encoded by the coding sequence ATGAAAGTTAGAGCATCAATTAAAAAAAGAAGTGCTGATTGCAAGATTGTACGCAGAAAAGGTGTACTATTTGTAATCAACAAGAAAAACCCCAAATTTAAACAAAGACAAGGCTAA
- the rplP gene encoding 50S ribosomal protein L16, which yields MLQPKRTKFRRVHKMKMKGIAQRGNQLAYGTFGIKANEGAWITARQIEAARIAATRYMKREGQLWIKIFPDKPITKKPAEVRMGKGKGAVEYWVAVVKPGKIMFEIGGVSYDIAKEALRLAAQKLPVTTRFVVANDFVKPL from the coding sequence ATGTTACAACCAAAAAGAACCAAATTCCGTAGAGTTCATAAGATGAAAATGAAGGGGATTGCTCAGAGAGGTAATCAACTTGCTTATGGAACTTTCGGAATCAAAGCTAACGAAGGTGCTTGGATCACTGCAAGACAAATCGAAGCTGCTCGTATCGCTGCGACAAGATATATGAAAAGAGAAGGTCAACTATGGATCAAAATATTTCCAGATAAGCCTATTACTAAAAAACCAGCCGAAGTAAGGATGGGTAAAGGTAAAGGTGCTGTAGAATATTGGGTAGCTGTAGTAAAACCAGGTAAAATTATGTTCGAAATCGGAGGTGTATCTTACGATATCGCTAAAGAAGCATTAAGACTTGCTGCACAAAAATTACCAGTTACGACTAGATTTGTAGTTGCTAACGATTTTGTTAAACCTCTTTAA
- the rplB gene encoding 50S ribosomal protein L2, with product MSVRKLKPITPGQRFRIVNNFEEITTNKPEKSLTVGISKSGGRNQTGKMTMRYTGGGHKKKYRIIDFKRNKHDVEATVKTVEYDPNRTAFIALVEYADGEKRYIIAPNGIKVDQKIISGESVEPNIGNAMKLKNIPLGTVISCVEMKPGQGAILARSAGSSAQLTSRDGKYAIIKLPSGESRMILTECYAMIGSVSNSDHQLTVSGKAGRSRWLGRRPRTRPVVMNPVDHPMGGGEGRSSGGHPRSRNGMPAKGYKTRKKNKVSNRYIVSKRK from the coding sequence ATGTCTGTTAGAAAATTAAAACCTATCACCCCAGGACAGAGATTCAGAATTGTAAACAATTTTGAGGAAATTACTACTAACAAACCAGAGAAATCTCTAACTGTTGGTATTAGTAAGTCAGGTGGACGTAACCAAACTGGTAAAATGACCATGCGTTACACCGGAGGTGGACACAAAAAGAAATACAGAATTATCGACTTCAAAAGAAACAAGCATGATGTTGAAGCAACGGTAAAAACTGTAGAATATGATCCAAACAGAACTGCTTTCATCGCTTTAGTGGAGTATGCAGACGGAGAGAAGAGATATATCATCGCTCCAAACGGTATCAAAGTTGACCAAAAAATTATTTCTGGCGAAAGCGTAGAACCGAACATCGGTAACGCAATGAAATTGAAAAACATTCCATTGGGTACTGTAATTTCTTGTGTTGAAATGAAGCCTGGTCAAGGTGCTATTTTAGCAAGAAGTGCTGGTTCTTCAGCTCAGTTGACTTCAAGAGACGGAAAATATGCAATCATCAAATTGCCTTCAGGAGAATCTAGAATGATCCTTACTGAGTGTTATGCAATGATTGGATCTGTATCTAACTCTGATCATCAGTTAACTGTATCAGGTAAGGCTGGTAGAAGCAGATGGTTAGGTAGAAGACCAAGAACTAGACCAGTAGTAATGAACCCTGTAGATCACCCAATGGGAGGTGGTGAAGGACGTTCTTCTGGAGGTCACCCAAGATCTAGAAACGGTATGCCGGCTAAAGGTTACAAAACTAGAAAGAAAAACAAAGTGTCTAACCGTTACATCGTATCTAAAAGAAAATAA
- the rplO gene encoding 50S ribosomal protein L15: MNLNNIKPAAGSTFSSKRIGRGQGSGKGGTSTKGHKGQKARAGYSQKIGFEGGQMPLQRRLPKFGFKNVNRKEYRAINLDDIQILIENKSVTGDITKEVLVQHGLATKNEIVKIMGRGELKSAVSITADKFTKSAEELIAKAGGKAITL, from the coding sequence ATGAATTTAAACAACATAAAGCCTGCTGCAGGTTCTACTTTTAGTTCAAAAAGAATTGGTAGAGGACAAGGTAGTGGAAAAGGAGGTACTTCTACAAAAGGTCACAAAGGTCAGAAAGCAAGAGCTGGTTATTCTCAGAAAATCGGTTTTGAAGGAGGACAGATGCCTTTGCAAAGAAGATTACCTAAATTCGGTTTCAAAAACGTAAACAGAAAAGAATACAGAGCTATCAATCTTGATGATATCCAAATTTTAATTGAAAATAAATCTGTAACAGGAGATATTACAAAAGAAGTTTTGGTACAGCACGGTCTGGCTACTAAAAATGAAATAGTGAAAATTATGGGGAGAGGAGAATTGAAATCTGCGGTTTCAATTACTGCTGACAAATTCACTAAATCTGCTGAAGAGCTTATTGCTAAAGCAGGTGGAAAAGCAATTACCTTATAA
- the secY gene encoding preprotein translocase subunit SecY: MKEFIQTLKNIWSLKELRDKILFTLGIILVYRFASFISLPAINLAEVGDLLEHYKNQGGNKQGAGLLGLLSSFTGGAFSHASVMALGIMPYISASIIVQLMGMAIPYLQKLQKDGESGRNTLNQITRWLTIGVCLVQAPSYLTSITQLFLPYAQFQSAYFVDPNSIMFWLPSIVILVGGSVFAMWLGEKITDKGIGNGISILIMVGILSRLPEAFVQEIAVQNGKGGLGSIMIMIEVIFWMLVVLLAVVLSVAVRKIPIQYVSRAQARGGVNRNLMQGARQWIPLKVNAAGVMPIIFAQALMFVPGLLTKVDESNTFLAGFKNVFSWQYNVLFALLIIIFSFFYTAITIPVNQMADDLKRNGGLVPKVRPGKETADYLDDILSKITLPGAIFLSIFAVLPAIVHGSLVQTDAFALFFGGTSLLIMVGVVLDTVQQINTYLLNHHYDGLMQSKLSRSTGY, encoded by the coding sequence ATGAAAGAATTTATACAAACCCTTAAGAATATTTGGAGCCTTAAAGAATTGAGAGACAAAATTCTCTTTACTTTAGGTATTATACTTGTGTATAGATTCGCATCTTTCATCTCCTTACCTGCAATTAACCTTGCAGAGGTAGGAGATCTCTTAGAGCATTATAAAAATCAAGGCGGTAACAAGCAAGGAGCAGGTCTCCTTGGCTTGCTTTCGTCGTTTACGGGAGGAGCTTTCAGCCACGCTTCCGTGATGGCGTTAGGGATCATGCCTTATATTTCTGCTTCTATTATTGTTCAGTTGATGGGGATGGCAATTCCTTATCTTCAGAAACTTCAAAAAGACGGGGAGTCTGGTAGAAACACATTGAATCAAATTACTAGATGGTTAACAATTGGGGTTTGTCTTGTACAGGCACCTTCTTATTTAACTTCTATTACTCAATTGTTCTTACCTTATGCTCAGTTCCAGTCTGCATATTTTGTAGACCCAAATTCTATTATGTTCTGGTTACCAAGTATTGTTATCTTGGTAGGTGGTTCTGTATTTGCAATGTGGCTAGGTGAAAAAATTACCGATAAAGGTATTGGAAATGGTATTTCTATCCTTATTATGGTAGGTATTTTATCTAGATTACCAGAAGCATTTGTACAAGAAATCGCTGTGCAGAACGGAAAAGGAGGTTTAGGTTCTATCATGATTATGATTGAAGTAATATTCTGGATGTTGGTGGTTCTTTTAGCAGTAGTATTATCTGTTGCAGTAAGAAAAATCCCTATTCAGTATGTAAGCAGAGCTCAGGCAAGGGGAGGTGTAAATAGAAATCTAATGCAAGGAGCAAGACAGTGGATTCCTCTAAAAGTTAACGCAGCTGGTGTAATGCCGATTATCTTTGCTCAGGCATTGATGTTCGTACCTGGTTTGTTGACCAAAGTAGACGAGTCTAATACTTTTCTTGCAGGTTTCAAAAACGTTTTTAGCTGGCAATATAATGTATTGTTTGCGCTATTGATTATTATCTTTTCATTTTTCTACACCGCAATTACAATTCCGGTAAACCAAATGGCCGATGATCTTAAGAGAAATGGTGGTTTGGTACCTAAAGTAAGACCCGGTAAAGAGACTGCTGACTACTTAGATGATATTTTATCAAAAATTACTTTGCCAGGTGCAATATTTTTATCTATCTTTGCAGTCCTTCCGGCAATTGTGCATGGAAGTCTTGTTCAGACAGATGCGTTCGCCTTATTTTTTGGGGGAACTTCGTTGCTAATTATGGTTGGAGTAGTATTAGATACTGTTCAACAGATTAACACTTATCTGCTGAATCATCATTATGATGGCTTAATGCAGTCTAAATTATCAAGATCGACTGGATATTAA
- the rpsE gene encoding 30S ribosomal protein S5, translating to MLGLDNIERVKPGGLELKDRLVSVNRVTKVTKGGRAFGFSAIVVVGDEAGTIGFGLGKSKEVASAIAKAVEDAKKNLVKVPVMNHTIPHQTTARYGGADIFLRPASHGTGLIAGGAVRAVLESAGIHDILSKSKGSSNPHNVVKATFKALLDIRRPEEIARMRGVSLTKVFNG from the coding sequence ATGTTAGGACTAGATAATATAGAAAGAGTAAAACCGGGAGGATTAGAACTTAAAGATCGTCTCGTTTCAGTAAATAGAGTTACTAAAGTAACTAAAGGGGGTAGAGCTTTCGGATTTTCTGCAATTGTTGTAGTAGGAGACGAAGCTGGAACTATCGGTTTTGGTTTAGGAAAATCTAAGGAAGTTGCTTCTGCTATTGCTAAGGCGGTAGAAGATGCTAAGAAAAACTTAGTAAAAGTTCCTGTAATGAACCATACAATCCCTCACCAGACTACTGCAAGATACGGTGGTGCAGATATCTTCTTGAGACCTGCTTCTCACGGTACAGGTCTTATCGCAGGTGGTGCGGTAAGAGCGGTATTAGAATCTGCTGGTATTCACGATATCCTTTCAAAATCTAAAGGATCTTCAAACCCTCACAATGTAGTAAAGGCAACTTTCAAAGCATTGTTAGACATCAGAAGACCAGAAGAAATTGCAAGAATGAGAGGAGTTTCTCTAACTAAAGTGTTTAACGGTTAA
- the rplF gene encoding 50S ribosomal protein L6, with translation MSRIGKAIITIPAGVTVTEKEGVVTVKGPKGELSQELTEGITLEQNEGTLTVNRPSDSKQHRALHGLYRALINNMIIGTTEGFTKKLELVGVGYRASHAGQKLELALGFSHGIVLELPSEVIIETLTEKGKNPIITLTSHDNQLLGMVAAKIRSFRKPEPYKGKGVKFVGEIVRRKAGKSA, from the coding sequence ATGTCAAGAATTGGTAAAGCAATTATAACAATTCCCGCTGGAGTTACAGTCACTGAGAAAGAAGGTGTAGTAACTGTTAAAGGTCCTAAAGGAGAACTTTCTCAGGAGCTTACAGAAGGAATTACTTTAGAACAAAACGAAGGTACGTTAACTGTTAACAGACCATCAGATTCTAAACAACACAGAGCGCTTCATGGTTTATACAGAGCGCTAATCAATAACATGATTATTGGAACTACAGAGGGTTTCACAAAAAAGTTAGAACTAGTAGGAGTAGGATACAGAGCTTCACACGCAGGTCAAAAACTTGAGTTAGCTTTAGGATTCTCTCACGGTATCGTTCTAGAACTTCCTAGTGAAGTGATAATCGAAACATTGACTGAAAAAGGTAAAAACCCAATTATTACTTTAACGTCTCATGACAACCAACTTCTAGGGATGGTAGCTGCAAAGATCAGATCTTTCAGAAAGCCTGAGCCATACAAAGGAAAAGGTGTGAAATTCGTAGGAGAAATTGTTAGACGTAAAGCTGGTAAATCTGCTTAA
- the rplW gene encoding 50S ribosomal protein L23 codes for MSLIIKPVISEKANYLTDLRGAYSFLVQPKANKIQIKNAIEQAYGVKVADVRTMIYAPKVSSKYTKKGLQVGKTNKLKKAVITLAEGEVIDIFAVN; via the coding sequence ATGTCACTAATTATTAAACCAGTTATTTCAGAAAAAGCTAACTATCTTACAGATTTAAGAGGTGCTTATTCTTTCTTAGTACAACCTAAGGCGAATAAAATCCAGATTAAAAATGCAATTGAGCAAGCTTACGGTGTGAAAGTAGCAGACGTTAGAACCATGATTTATGCTCCTAAAGTTTCTTCGAAATACACGAAAAAAGGTCTTCAAGTAGGAAAGACAAACAAATTGAAAAAAGCAGTTATTACTCTTGCTGAAGGAGAAGTAATTGATATTTTTGCTGTAAATTAA
- the rpsQ gene encoding 30S ribosomal protein S17 codes for MDRNLRKERIGVVSSNKMEKTIVVSETTRVKHPMYGKFVLKTKKYTAHDENNECTEGDTVLITETRPLSKSKRWRLVRIIEKAK; via the coding sequence ATGGATAGAAATTTAAGAAAAGAAAGAATCGGAGTGGTTTCCAGCAATAAAATGGAAAAAACTATTGTTGTTAGTGAAACTACAAGAGTAAAGCACCCTATGTACGGTAAATTCGTTTTGAAAACGAAAAAATATACTGCACACGACGAAAATAACGAATGCACAGAAGGAGATACTGTATTAATTACAGAAACAAGACCTTTAAGCAAGAGTAAGAGATGGAGATTAGTAAGAATCATTGAAAAAGCTAAGTAA
- the infA gene encoding translation initiation factor IF-1 produces the protein MAKQKHIEQDGVITEALSNAQFRVELENGHVLIAHISGKMRMHYIKLLPGDKVKLEMSPYDLSKGRITFRY, from the coding sequence ATGGCAAAACAAAAACATATCGAACAAGATGGCGTTATAACGGAAGCACTTTCGAACGCTCAGTTCCGCGTAGAGTTAGAAAATGGGCATGTACTTATTGCTCATATCTCTGGCAAAATGCGTATGCATTATATTAAACTATTACCTGGTGATAAGGTAAAATTAGAAATGTCTCCTTACGATCTTTCGAAGGGGAGAATTACATTTAGATATTAA
- the rpmD gene encoding 50S ribosomal protein L30 translates to MATIKVKQVRSAIGRTKTQKRTLEALGFKKLHQVVEHEATPSILGMIAAVSHLLEVQK, encoded by the coding sequence ATGGCAACAATTAAAGTAAAGCAAGTAAGAAGCGCTATTGGTAGAACAAAAACCCAAAAGAGAACGCTTGAAGCATTAGGATTTAAGAAACTTCACCAAGTTGTAGAGCACGAAGCTACTCCTTCTATTTTAGGAATGATAGCTGCAGTTAGTCACTTACTTGAAGTTCAAAAATAA
- the rpsS gene encoding 30S ribosomal protein S19, giving the protein MARSLKKGPFIHYTLDKKVQANVESGKKTVIKTWSRASMISPDFVGQTIAVHNGKSFIPVYVTENMVGHKLGEFSPTRSFRGHGGNKNKGSR; this is encoded by the coding sequence ATGGCAAGATCACTTAAAAAAGGACCATTCATTCACTATACTTTAGATAAGAAGGTTCAGGCAAATGTAGAGTCTGGTAAGAAGACTGTTATCAAAACTTGGTCTAGAGCATCAATGATCTCTCCAGACTTTGTAGGACAAACTATTGCTGTACACAACGGGAAATCTTTTATCCCGGTTTACGTTACAGAAAACATGGTAGGTCACAAGCTAGGCGAATTTTCTCCAACAAGATCTTTCAGAGGTCATGGTGGTAACAAAAACAAAGGAAGCAGATAA
- the rplV gene encoding 50S ribosomal protein L22: protein MGSRKRESALARKLTNQDVVKALHNDCPSSPRKMRLVADIIRGVEVEKALSILKYSKKDASNKLEKVLLSAMANWQSKNEGADIEEANLIVKEIFVDSARQLKRLRPAPQGRGYRIRKRSNHITLILGTKEN from the coding sequence ATGGGATCAAGAAAAAGAGAAAGTGCATTAGCACGTAAATTAACAAATCAAGATGTAGTAAAAGCATTACATAACGATTGCCCTTCATCTCCAAGAAAGATGAGATTAGTAGCTGATATCATCAGAGGGGTAGAAGTTGAAAAAGCTTTAAGCATCCTAAAATATTCTAAGAAAGACGCTTCAAACAAATTAGAGAAAGTACTTCTTTCTGCGATGGCTAACTGGCAATCAAAGAACGAAGGTGCAGATATCGAAGAAGCTAACCTTATCGTTAAAGAAATTTTTGTAGACAGTGCAAGACAATTGAAGAGACTAAGACCAGCTCCACAAGGTAGAGGGTATAGAATCAGAAAAAGATCAAACCACATTACACTAATCTTAGGAACAAAAGAAAATTAA
- the rplN gene encoding 50S ribosomal protein L14: MLQTESRLKVADNTGAKEVLVIRVLGGTRRRYASVGDKIVVTIKDSTPSGNAKKGQVSKAVVVRTKKAVRRKDGSYIKFEDNACVLLNAGGEMRGTRVFGPVARELRDKEYMKIISLAPEVL; the protein is encoded by the coding sequence ATGTTACAAACAGAATCAAGATTAAAAGTTGCTGATAACACAGGTGCTAAAGAAGTACTAGTGATCAGAGTTCTGGGAGGTACCAGAAGAAGATATGCTTCAGTTGGTGATAAAATTGTAGTTACTATTAAAGATTCTACACCATCAGGAAACGCAAAAAAAGGTCAAGTATCTAAAGCAGTAGTAGTAAGAACTAAAAAAGCAGTTAGAAGAAAAGATGGTTCATACATCAAATTCGAAGACAATGCTTGTGTTTTACTAAACGCTGGAGGAGAAATGAGAGGAACACGTGTTTTCGGACCGGTTGCTCGTGAGTTGAGAGACAAAGAATATATGAAAATCATTTCATTAGCTCCTGAAGTACTTTAA
- the rplR gene encoding 50S ribosomal protein L18, whose product MALSKLEKRIRIKRRVRGKISGSADLPRLSVYKSNKEIYAQLIDDKDGKTLASASSREKGVDANGTKSEVSAAVGKAIAAKAIAAGIETIVFDRNGFVYHGRVKALADGAREGGLKF is encoded by the coding sequence ATGGCACTAAGTAAATTAGAAAAAAGAATAAGAATCAAAAGAAGAGTAAGAGGAAAAATCTCTGGATCTGCTGATTTGCCAAGATTATCTGTATACAAGAGTAATAAGGAAATTTACGCTCAGTTAATCGACGATAAAGACGGAAAAACTTTAGCTTCAGCTTCTTCTAGAGAGAAAGGAGTAGATGCTAACGGAACAAAAAGTGAAGTTTCTGCTGCTGTAGGTAAAGCAATCGCTGCTAAAGCAATTGCTGCAGGAATCGAAACTATTGTATTTGATAGAAACGGATTCGTATACCACGGTAGAGTGAAAGCTTTAGCTGACGGTGCGAGAGAAGGAGGACTTAAATTCTAA
- the rpsK gene encoding 30S ribosomal protein S11: protein MAKQTKVVKKRKVKVEAIGEAHIQASFNNIIISLTNKSGEVISWASAGKMGFRGSKKNTPFAAQMAAENCSTVAHEAGLRRVKVYVKGPGAGRESAIRTIHNSGIEVSEIIDVTPMPHNGCRPPKRRRV from the coding sequence ATGGCAAAACAAACTAAAGTAGTTAAAAAAAGAAAAGTAAAAGTTGAGGCTATTGGTGAAGCGCATATTCAAGCTTCTTTCAATAACATCATCATTTCTTTAACAAATAAAAGCGGAGAGGTTATCTCTTGGGCGTCTGCCGGTAAAATGGGATTCAGAGGTTCTAAAAAGAACACTCCTTTTGCTGCTCAAATGGCAGCAGAAAATTGCTCTACTGTAGCTCACGAAGCGGGTCTTAGAAGAGTAAAGGTGTATGTGAAAGGTCCAGGTGCAGGTAGAGAGTCTGCGATCAGAACTATTCACAATTCAGGTATCGAAGTTAGCGAAATTATTGACGTTACTCCAATGCCACACAATGGATGTAGACCACCGAAAAGAAGAAGAGTTTAA
- the rpmC gene encoding 50S ribosomal protein L29 yields the protein MKQAEIKNLSAEDVQAKLTEAKATFSKMKLAHKISPLENPIQIRDLRKTIARLNTELTNKQ from the coding sequence ATGAAACAAGCTGAAATTAAAAATCTAAGCGCTGAAGATGTTCAAGCTAAATTGACTGAAGCTAAAGCTACTTTCTCTAAAATGAAATTAGCTCACAAAATCAGTCCTCTTGAAAATCCAATCCAAATCAGAGATTTGAGAAAGACAATCGCAAGACTAAACACTGAGTTAACTAACAAACAATAA
- the rpsH gene encoding 30S ribosomal protein S8 translates to MVTDPISDFLTRVRNAQSAGHKVVEIPASKIKKELTKILFEQGYILNFKFEESAVQGTIKIALKYDKQTNKPAIKSIQRASRPGLRQYKGSGELPRVLNGLGISIISTSKGVMTDKKAREEKVGGEVICYVY, encoded by the coding sequence ATGGTAACAGATCCAATTTCAGATTTCCTAACTAGAGTAAGGAACGCACAAAGCGCAGGCCACAAAGTGGTGGAAATTCCTGCATCGAAAATCAAAAAGGAGCTTACGAAAATCCTATTTGAACAAGGGTATATCTTAAACTTTAAGTTTGAAGAAAGCGCTGTTCAAGGGACAATCAAAATCGCTTTGAAGTACGACAAACAAACCAACAAACCAGCAATCAAGAGCATCCAAAGAGCTTCTAGACCAGGTTTGAGACAGTACAAAGGTTCAGGTGAACTTCCAAGAGTACTAAACGGTTTGGGTATTTCTATCATCTCTACTTCTAAAGGAGTAATGACTGACAAGAAAGCTAGAGAAGAGAAAGTAGGCGGTGAAGTAATCTGCTATGTTTATTAA
- the rpsM gene encoding 30S ribosomal protein S13 produces MARISGIDLPKNKRGVIGLTYIYGVGRSTSSEILKAAGISEDKKVNEWNDDELAAIRTYISDNIKVEGELRSEVQLNIKRLMDIGCQRGIRHRLGLPLRGQRTKNNSRTRKGKRKTVANKKKASK; encoded by the coding sequence ATGGCGAGAATTTCAGGTATTGATTTACCAAAAAACAAAAGAGGTGTTATCGGTTTAACTTACATCTATGGAGTTGGAAGAAGTACTTCTTCTGAAATCCTTAAGGCTGCCGGTATCAGCGAAGACAAGAAAGTCAACGAATGGAATGACGATGAATTGGCTGCAATCAGAACTTATATCTCAGACAACATTAAAGTTGAAGGAGAGCTTAGATCTGAAGTGCAATTGAACATTAAGCGATTAATGGACATAGGATGCCAACGAGGAATACGTCACAGACTAGGACTACCTTTAAGAGGCCAGAGAACGAAAAACAACTCGAGAACCCGTAAAGGAAAGAGAAAAACAGTTGCTAACAAGAAAAAAGCAAGTAAATAA
- the rpsN gene encoding 30S ribosomal protein S14 has translation MAKESMKARERKREATVAKYAEKRKALKEAGDYEGLQKLPKNASPVRLHNRCKLTGRPRGYMRTFGLSRVTFREMANNGLIPGVKKASW, from the coding sequence ATGGCTAAAGAATCAATGAAAGCGCGTGAGCGCAAAAGAGAAGCTACTGTAGCTAAATACGCTGAAAAAAGAAAAGCTCTTAAAGAAGCTGGTGATTATGAAGGACTTCAGAAATTACCAAAAAATGCTTCTCCTGTAAGATTACACAACAGATGTAAATTAACAGGAAGACCAAGAGGTTACATGAGAACTTTCGGTCTTTCAAGAGTAACTTTCAGAGAAATGGCCAACAACGGTCTTATCCCGGGAGTGAAAAAAGCTAGTTGGTAA
- the rplE gene encoding 50S ribosomal protein L5, producing the protein MEFIARPKKAYKETIVPAMMEEFGYKSVMQVPRLEKIILSQGLGDATADKKIIDYAVEELTNITGQKAVGTISKKDEAAFKLRKGMPVGAKVTLRAHKMYEFLDRLTASALPRIRDFSGIKADGFDGRGNYNLGITEQIIFPEIAIDKVKKIQGMDITFVTTAKTDKEAKALLTHFGLPFKKN; encoded by the coding sequence ATGGAATTTATAGCAAGACCCAAAAAAGCATATAAAGAAACGATTGTTCCAGCAATGATGGAAGAATTCGGATACAAGTCTGTAATGCAGGTACCAAGACTAGAGAAAATTATTTTATCTCAAGGTTTAGGTGATGCTACTGCAGACAAAAAAATCATCGATTATGCTGTAGAAGAACTTACAAATATCACTGGTCAAAAGGCTGTTGGTACTATCTCTAAGAAAGATGAAGCTGCTTTCAAACTAAGAAAAGGTATGCCTGTAGGTGCTAAGGTAACTCTTAGAGCTCACAAAATGTACGAATTCTTAGACAGATTAACTGCTTCAGCTTTGCCACGTATCAGAGATTTTTCTGGTATCAAAGCTGATGGTTTTGACGGTAGAGGTAACTATAACTTAGGTATTACTGAGCAAATCATCTTCCCTGAAATCGCAATCGACAAAGTAAAGAAAATCCAAGGGATGGACATTACTTTCGTTACTACTGCGAAAACAGACAAAGAAGCTAAAGCATTATTAACTCACTTCGGTTTACCTTTCAAAAAGAACTAA